The sequence CGATGGTGTCGCCTCCTGTCAGAGGATAAATGATGGAAAGCAGTAAAAGGATGGCGCCTCGTTTTAACCTTTGCTGTTTTCGATGTTTGTCCATTAGTGCAATTATAAATGAAGCCGGCAGCCGCAGCGCTCACCTGATCTGACCTCCGCTGAGACGCTGCCGTTTTATTTTTACGCTTCTGATTCACGTCCTCCTCATTTCCCTCCCCACCCTTTTCACCGCAAATGATAAATTCGGAGACTGAAGCCTCTTTGATTGATCGGCGAACACCTGAACCCGGCAGCAAACAGCAGGCAGTCGCAGTCAGAGAGGAGCGGGTGAACACGGCGGAGCATTTATGAGCTGAAGAGACAGATATTTACCTCAGGAGTCGGCCGAGACCTAAGCAGACCTTAAGAGAAGCAAATATGAGTAATCAGATGGAGAAACATGTCATTCTGTCCCTGCTCATTCAGAAATTGAGCATCTTTAGGAGTTTTGCTGCCCTTTAGTGACCCAACACAGCCCCAGGAAAGCTGTTTTCAATACGCTGATGGCATATGattacatattattattattatcagtttAACAGGAATAGGAAGGGAAGAGGCAGTCCTGTCAAAGTCCAGTACCTGCTGAGATTCACTCCGACTCTGACTGCAGATGGATCTGAAAAATCAACAGCTATGAGGTTATAGTTGTTATAGTTTCCCCGAGAGTCTGATCACCACAAACTGACTTGGCTCAAAGTCGGACTGCGACTGTTTGGAGACGGGCTGCCAGGTGAGAGGCAACCTGTGCAGTCATCGTGCAGTGTTGCACACTCGCAGCCTACTGCAGAGGAGACAGACAGGCCACGCCCATTGCCACAAACAGATTGTTGCAATGTGTAGATGATCTGTGTTTAGCAGCAGCTGTTTGGAGACTGGTTGCCTCCCACCAGGCGACCGGTGCAATCAAAAGTGCAACATCTTCCATCTCTAGGTGACCTTGTTGCCTGGCGCCATCTTTTGTTTCCTAGTTTATTTCCTCGTTGCTTTCCAGGCTGTCGAAACACAAACAGACCTTTAAACAAACGTCCTTCGCGTTTTTCAGGTGACGTTTTCATGGCGATAAAACTACAGCTGATGTTTGTGGCTTTTTTGATGTGTTTATAACATGAAACCAACATTTTCCACATATTTTATTGACCTTGTTTTGTCCTTGCAGCTTCGTGGATTTGTCATCATGATATTCGCCCCGTCAGTCCTCCCTTATCTTCAGCCTTGGCCCCGCCCTCTTCTTCGCCACCTCCTGTCAGAGTTCTGGCCTAATGGCTGCGCAGCGTCATGGAGACGGCTGAGCACGAAGGGCCACGCCCCTCAGTCTGTGATTGGTCAGGACTCGGCGCAGGTGTTAGGCCAGTCATACCCGCGTGATGACTTCACCAACGTCACTCCAAAGATCTTGGAAAAGGTGGGCCGCAACCTCCACAACCAATCCCATCATCCTCTCTGGCTGATCAAGGAGCGCATCAAAGCTCACTTCTACAGGTAGGCAGCGAGTGCGGTCGTCAGCCAGGTGTTGTGTTCAGTTTAAATGCTGACTAACTCTCTGCAGGCTCCGTGGGTCTCTGGGGACGGCCAAGTGTAAATTTGGCTGCAGTGAAATATCGTTAAAGCTGCTGCTGATTCTCGCCATCAGAAATCTATCACAGCGACGGCGAGCGCATTAATGCTGCATTCAGAAGTCATTAAGCAGTCACTGCGAGCGTGAGCTGACATTGGTTTATGGCTCTGCCTTTTAGCAGGTCGTGAACTTTAGTCTTTAGAAAAGCCTGCGTGCTCTGATAGCAGCAGATGACGAGGAGACCCCAGAGCTGCTGGGTGATCTCCACGCTGCTCCTCGCTGCTCCTCATTACTCCCACTTTCCCTCCTCCTTGTTCCCTCCCTGACTTACACCCTGCCTGCCCACCAGCCTTTGTTTGATcgataaaactttaaaacatctAAAAAGCATTTAGTTTTCGTTTATTTGTGACAAGGAAAGCATCAAATTTTTCATGGGCCacattattaggtacacctctgGAGGTATTTTTAATCCACTGCAAACCCCTCTGTCACAAACTTTCCACTCACAAAGGGCCCACGGTTCCAGTTTTTTACTTTATAATTGAGGGTTGGGTGGAGTTAGGGAGGGCATGTTAGCAGGCAGCGAGGGAGAAGGAGGTGAGAGCAGAGACTCTGTTGTAGCTGcagagcaggaggaagagaggaaaccTCAGAAGGTTCATGGGTGGAGTGAagtgcagagggttggtgtgactgaggaggatgctgggagcagctgaaggaagaagaagaaacaagaaCAATCTAACGGAGCAGACACGTCTTTGATACGGACGTTGGCGAAGCTCATATATGTGCGTGCAGATCATCTATGTGCGTGCAGATCATCTATGTGCGTGCAGAtcatctacagtggggcaaaaaagtatttagtcagccaccgattgtgcaagttcccccacctaaaatgatgacagaggtcagtaatttgcaccagaggtacacttcaactgtgagagacagaatgtgaaaaaaaaaatccatgaatccacatggtaggatttgtaaagaatttattcgtaaatcagggtggaaaataagtatttggtcaataacaaaaatacaactcaatactttgtaacataacctttgttggcaataacagaggtcaaacgtttactataggtctttaccaggtttgcacacacagtagctggtattttggcccattcctccatgcagatcttctcgagagcagtgatgttttggggctgtcgccgagcaacacggactttcaactcccgccacagattttctatggggttgaggtctggagactggctaggccactccaggactttcaaatgcttcttacggagccactcctttgttgcccgggcggtgtgttttggatcattgtcatgttggaagacccagcctcgtttcatcttcaaagttctcactgatggaaggtggttttggctcaaaatctcaccatACATGggcccattcattctgtccttaacacggatcagttgtcctgtccccttggcagaaaaacagccccatagcatgatgtttccacccccatgcttcacagtaggtatggtgttcttgggatgcaactcagtattcttcttcctccaaacacgacgagttgagtttataccaaaaagttctactttggtttcatctgaccacatgacattctcccaatcctctgctgtatcatccatgtgctctctggcaaacttcagacgggcctggacatgcactggcttcagcagcggaacacgtctggcactgcgggatttgattccctgccgttgtagtgtgttactgatggtgacctttgttactttggtcccagctctctgcaggtcattcaccaggtccccccgtgtggttctgggatctttgctcaccgttctcatgatcattttgaccccacgggatgagatcttgcgtggagccccagatcgagggagattatcagtggtcttgtatgtcttccattttctgatgattgctcccacagttgattttttcacaccaagctgcttgcctattgtagattcactcttcccagtctggtgcaggtctacaatacttttcctggtgtccttcgaaagctctttggtcttggccatggcggagtttggagtctgactgtttgaggctgtggacaggtgtcttttatacagatgatgagttcaaacaggtgccattcatacaggtaacgagtgggggacagaaaagcttcttacagaagacgttacaggtctgtgagagccagagattttccttgtttgaggtgaccaaatacttattttccaccctaatttacgaataaattctttacaaatcctaccatgtggattcatggatttttttttcacattctgtctctcacagttgaagtgtacctctggtgcaattactgacctctgtcatcattttaagtgggggaacttgcacaatcggtggctgactaaatacttttttgccccactgtatgtgcgtgtagatcatctgtgtgtgtgtgtgactcgtGTTACATATAAGTACAGATTTCCTCAGTGTGGACCTTAAATCATCTGTTTATACAAGAAGTTAACGTGAGTTCAAATACAGTCGTGATGTGACCTGGTTTTGACGCAGCTCATCCTGTTATTGCTTCATCAGCAGGATTAAACTGTCTTCAGTGTGTGTGCTCACTCTGACGGTGTTTCTGACCCGCAGCTCGTACATCGGCCGTTCGGGAAACCCCCTCTTCTCCGTCCACGACAACCTGAGTCCTGTGGTGACCACGGAGCAGAACTTTGACAGGTCGGCAGCTTCCCGTCACATTATCCACTAATATCACTGAACAGAGACGCTGCTGTGGTTTACTTTATCTTCTTTATGCTTTTACACAACTTTTCCTTTGAAGGTGAACGTTCATCTCTGGTTTTGCACTTTTTCACTGTGGCTTCACGACCAAAGCGACCCGACTCCAACAACACAAAGGACGTTGTCCAGATTCATGTTTTCTTAAGTGTTGTCACAAAGACGCTCAGAGTTGCTGGCGGGTCACGTTCCTTCTTACAGGCTCTTTCCCCTGATTTCCACAACACGTTTCAACAAGTTTGTGCAGATCATTGGCTGAATGTGCGTGACCCCCTCAGCTCCAGCGGAGGTCAGCGGTTAATTATCCGACTCATTAAAAGCCCAGATTCCATCGAAACAGGGACTGTGATGGACCTCGCTGTCGCTCCATCAGCTGTTCTGATTTATCGAGTGTTACTTTGTGTTTTGCTGACAGCTTGTTGATCCCGCCCGGACACCCCAGCAGGAAACGAGGAGACAACTATTACCTGAACAGGTGAGAGCCGATGTCTTCTGCCGTGAGCGCTCGGCGTCCTCCATCGGCGTCACTAACCCTGTTTTTATGTGGGACAGGACGACGATGCTTCGCGCTCACACGTCCGCCCACCAGACGGACCTGGTGAGGTCGGGGCTGGACGCCTTCCTGCTGGCCGGAGACGTTTACAGGCGGGACGAGATCGACGCCAGCCACTACCCCGTCTTCCACCAGATGGAGGGAGTGCGACTCTTCTCCAACCGCCAGGTGCTCAGAATGAAAAAGTTAGACAGGTGACGTAGTGATCACGTGACCCTGACCCGCAGTGTCGTGTCCCTCAGCTGTTCTCCCGGGTGCAGAACGGTGGCGAGCTGTCTCTGTTCGAGCGAGGAGGGCGGCGGTCTCCCGAGAAGCAGGAGACGCACACTCTGGAGGCGGTGAAGCTGGTGGAGTTTGACCTCAAACGCACTCTGACACAACTTGTCTCTTACCTGTTCGGAGCAGGTGAGGCCCCGCCCACCAGGACGTCTGGTTAGGTTTGCTCTTCCTCAAActtcctcgtcttcctcctcaGATCTGGAGATCAGGTGGGTCGACTGCTACTTCCCCTTCACTCACCCGTCCTTTGAGATGGAGGTGCGTTTCCAGGGCGACTGGATGGAGGTGCTGGGCTGTGGCGTGATGGAGCAGGAGCTGCTGAACTCTGGTCAGAGCGCACctacgcacgcacgcacacatgatTCTGTTAGTTCGACCTCGGTCACATGAGCAGAGGAGTGCGCTCACCTTACTTCGGGTCTTAAAAACGAAATCACAAACAGACTTTTCCAAAGGTTTatggtcaaaggtcaaaggtcgtgTCTGCTGTGAGCAGAATGTTTCCATGAATgaaacctgcagggctggaaaCTTCCTCTAGCGTCCAGCAGGGAGTCGGTCCGTCCCACACACCCTCGTGTTGTTCCacgttacagcagaaataaatgtgtatagTGGGCGTGTGttgggggcgtggcctctttcaCCTCACCTCTGAGTTGGACCTCTTATTTGTTGTACATTTTCAGTCCATgtaatagttttgttttttacatatacacacatatacacacacacacacacacacagacagacagacagacacacacacacacacacacacacagtcctgtGTGTAAACAGGCAGCTCGGTGATTGATTTGCTGATTTGTGTTCGATGCAGTTCAGCCTCTCAGGACGTCTGGCCTGTCGTACACATCGTTAACAGCTGAtttccacctacacacacacacacacacacacacacacagacacacacacacacacacaggcacacacacacacaggcacacacacacgcacacacacacacacacacaaacacacactgacacacacacacacacagacacacacacacacagacacacacacacacacctttccctctcctccttcttcttagggtttctctctccctcccctgtTGCTCGCCCCGTCGCTcgcccctctctctcctgtcagTCTGCTAAGTGGCTAACTTGCAGCTTTGCCCTTGAACAAAGCTGCAGCTCTGTGCTGCACTTCACTGCTGCTTGTTCTAATCAATAATACATGCTTTAAAACGCAAAGAGCGGCCCGATCGCTCTTTTACCAccacgctgtgtgtgtgtgtgtgtgtgtgtgtgtgtgtgtgtgcactggaGCTACTAACACACTTCAGATATGCACATCTGGGTGGAGGGCTACCTGAAGTTCACACAGAGGAGAtcaggaggtggagcagcttCATGGAGCCGTCTCATGGGACGCCCTGAGGGAACGTTTGTATGAAGTCGTGCGTTTCCTGTTCCAGGGTGGATGTCCATGTTAAACAGGGTCGGAGTTTAaaacagtggtgtgtgtgtgtgtgtgtgtgtgtgtgtgtgtgtgtgtgtgtgctccagGTGAGTCAGTGACTCTCGATGATGTCACAGAGTTGGAGCATCCACCCACCTGTTGTTTAAGTTGCTCATaacgaggggcagccaatcagagctgtGCTGGTTTAAAGAGGGAGGAGCTCAGACTGCTTGTTTAGGAGGATGAACTGAAGGGCTGCTCACagtgtgaatcatgcaaagctagcCTGGCAGGGCCCAAGAATAAAACTGTGGAAATGAGCAGATCAAAAAGttaaagtacaaaaataaagaaacaggaagaaactcaaACCATCAAACTTGGGAGCTAGCGTAGCACGTGACGTGCCTCTGATCCAGCTGCTGATGGTGCAGGGTAAGCTGGCGCTGTGGCAAACAGCCGCTCTGAGGGAGAGCGACCTGTAGCCCATCGTCGCAGCGCTGCGGGGTATCAGACCGAGCCCAGGTTTGAACCTACGAGCTTCCATCCCGTCCTGAGCCCAACATCTGGAGCAGCGTTACAGCTGTTTTACAGTCACCTCTGAACCCCAGGTGTGCAGCTGCATCacacgctgctgctgctgatggttACTATTCTGGCGTGTGAAACGCTGACGGGTCAGTGTGGATGTTTCACAGGACATCGTCCACTCAAAGCTCTACAATCAGCCCTGACCTGTGTGAGCTGGACTGACTGAGGTTATCCGTGGTCCACCCTGTGCACGGTTTCATGACGCTCTGCTTTAGGATCAGCACACGCCTGGGTTTGAATCATTAACCCTGCTGTGATGCAACAGTCTCTTCTTTAAGTGTGTTTACTGGACCCTGGAAGATCTGCAGGTGTGGATGCTGTGGTGGCTCTGTGGAGGTTAAAGGTCATGTTCTTATGTCCTGAAACGCTGATCGTCAAATGGCTGCAGATCTGTGTTTACAGAAACgaggttttatttttctgaacaCGTCCTTCAGCTGAGCGATGTTCGAAGGATCTTTGTCTTCTGTTTATTTGTCCTCTGAAATCACGAGTGTGACGTCAGCGCGGCAGTTTCCAGCCCTGCCACCGGGGGGGGCTGCAGCtcaggggaggaggaggagaggtgggGGCATCACGCTGCAGAAATCCCTGTCAGTGTCACTGCTTCTATTATTGAACGCTCTGCATCATCTCACTCTCATTTACGAgtctgcaggtgtgtgtgtgtgtgtgtgtgtgtgtgtgtgtgtgtgtgtgtgtgtgtgtgtgtgtgtgtgtgtgtgtgtgtgtgtgtgtgtgtgtgcgcgcacactTCTGAATCCATTTCCTGCAGCGAGCCATGACTGAAATAGACTGTTTCAGGACACACACAGCGAGATGGAAGCGCCTTTGGCCATTTTActcttcgtgtgtgtgtgtgtgtgtgtgtgtgtgtgtgtgtgtgtgtgtgtgtgtgtgtgtgtgtgtgtgtgtgtgtgtgcttctggCTGACAGTAGAAGCAGTTGGAGGTTAAATTGATGCTGAGGTCCCAGCAGAGGCAGAGGGAGTAGAAACTCCATCAGTAGTGTGAATGTTGCATTCGCTGACGTCGCAGCGCGTCCGTTTTTTCCCCGCCGTCACTTTCTAGTCGCCTCGTGTGCTGAAAGTCGGGGTTTGTGTTAGCGGCTAAAGCGTGAGCTGATGTTCGAGTGTGGCGTCCAGCTGTCACCACCTGGGGAGGAAattctgtctttgtcttttcccTGAGTCGTGACTGTCAGGGAGTTCTTCCTCAGGAATCTGTGAACTGTTGCAAATAATTTGCAAGAGCAAACGTGCTTGTTAGGAAACCGAGAGCTTGGGAAGTTACCGGCGACTGGATTCAACAGCTTTGAGTTCCTCTCGGAGCACCAAACTCaaacagaaatacattttaatgaactTCCTTTTCCCCGCTGGTCTGATTAGGAAGCAGAAACTGGAAAGTGGTCACGGCCATGATCCTACACTTGTTCTAAAGAAGCTCCGAGTTGCCATCGACATTTAAACAAGCTCCCCTCAGGGTCTCCTCGGGACTCCTCCCAGCACTGCTCCTTCTCAGATCTCTCCCTGGACGTCCCGTCCCTCCTTTCGCCTCTCTGAGTTGCCTTCAATGAATCTCGCTGCACCATCTCCTCCACTGCGATCAGGGCAGGAGGTGCAATGATTGGAAGCTCGATGAGCGTGCTCCTCACCTGTTGCACCTCCCTCAGACTCATGCAGGCGTTTCCACCTGAGCAGTGACTACGGCTGTGTGTGCCTCAGCTCCAGGGCAAACACGTCCTCTGTGAGAACAGCCGAGCTGCTGGCGGCGTGACGCGAGGTGAAAGGGCCGCTCAGTTTTATCACCAGCGGTTGTGTTGGTCCTGCAGGTCACCGAGTTACTGCAGCGAGTCGATTCTCCTTTAAGATGCTGCTGTCGTCTCATCGCCTCTGACAGCCGGCAGATTTTCTCCTCGCTTCACTCGCCGTGAATTTATTTCCTCTGTGGCAGCAAAGCATGTTAGAGGCTCTCCCTTCAGTAACAGCATCAGAGCTGAGCACACGGCAGACTCTGAGAAGAAATCCTCACAATAAGAAAAGATGTGTCACCTGGAAACACCTCACAGGTTTAGTTTCAGAGGTCGAGTGCACCGCCCTAACCCCATCACCTCAGAGTCGACACCGCAGAGAGGGTGGAGGATAAACCCGATGAAACGGATGAGCTGTGAGATCTGTGTGTCCTCGAAGGTTGTTCCTGCATGAGTCAAACCCTCATCTAAAAATACTTTCATAAGGATTATTGGGAAACTTACTGGTTTTATTGGTTTGAACACCATCAAACACCTTCCGGCTCcctctgtctgtttctctggAGAATCACATTTTTAAGGGAAGTTAAAGTTttcctttaaagaaaaagtttaatgtgcagcagtttattaGGAACACAGACTCTGAACCCGCATGCATgttaatgaccagcagggggcgactctgGTTGTAAAATGATGTCGGTTCAGTCAGTGCGGACCAACGAAGGATGTCAGAGGAACAAAGAGGAAGTCGGGTTTTTGTTTCTTGTCTAAACATGAAGAAACTTCGACTTTTCTCCTCGTTGAGGAACGTTTGGTTTTTATTTGCAGCAGCTTCACGTACGTGACATCAGCACTCTGACAGACAACAGAGAGACGTGTGCACAGAGGAGGTCGGGGTGGGTGGACGGGTCCATAACAGATCAGATTcaacactttttaaaggttggcTGACTTTAACAGATATTTAATTGACTTAAACCTGGCAGAGCTCCACCAGCAGCACCCTGCCCTCTGTGCACACGCCCACCTCCTACATGGATGTTCAGGGTGGAGGAGCTTCTCAGCTCACTTTCACTCCGAGTGGAAACTGAACTCCTCGGGAGTCCTGCTCACTTCCTTCACAaacacatgtgtgtgtctgtgtgtgtgtttgggccCTTAAGGCAAATTAAAGTCATGGTTGTCAGACGTGAAGCCTGTGTGTGGGGGCATTGCAGCATTGCAGCAGAGCCAATGCTCTTGACatccagagacacacacacacacacacacacacacacacacacacacacacacacacacacacgcctcctTCATTCTCGCTCCCTCCAAACTCTCCTCACCCTCTGCACCTCCCCGACATATCCACTGCAGCAGTGTGCCTCCGTTACCTTGGAAACCACTCAttcagctcccccccccccttatcctacacacacacacacacacacacacacacacacgtttctgGAGCACTGAGAGTGAGAGACAATAAGGAAGAGCTGgcaaagagaacaaaaagatgtgaggaagaggaggaggaagggggtGAGGAGGCCTTGAAGTTAATATGAGGAAGAGAGGGGGGAGACTAAGGAAGAGTGGGGAAGGCAAGGATACGAAAGGAACTGAGGATGCAGGAAAGGGAGGACAGAAAGGAGGCATTATGGTACGAGGAGGTTGGAGGAAGGATTAAACGAGTGGCAGGACCTCATCCCCGCAAGGAGGCGGCAACAGGGGACACCAGTtggtgctggtgtgtgtgttatttaatggtgtaGAAGCGTGACTGCCATATGTGTTGCCTGAGGCCCCGTGTGATGAGGGAGCGAGTTaataagaggaggaggaggtgaggaggaaCGAAGGAGGAGAAATAAGGGTGGAGAAAaagggagggatggatggatggagatgacaaaatgagattttaatggagacggagggatggagggatggtggagggagagagatgaaTGTCTTCATTAATTCACTGatgagggggaggggggagctatttcttcttctctgcttaTTTATTCATCAGGGTTCCCCGGAGAAGGAGtccccacacacatgcacgcgcacGCGCGCAgaaacgtgcacacacacacacacacacacacacacacacacgtgcacacgcacacagaaacgtgcacacacacacgtgtgcacacgcacacacacacacacacacacgtgcgcacgcgcacacacacacgagacaGAGAAGTGTTTGTGCTTGAGCTTGGCTTCAGTTTCTCTccaactgtacataaaagaagGACGTAGCTTTGAGTACTGAGGCTCTTTAAACCTGCACTCTTTGTaacagccagcagggggcgactcctctgtaAATTGTTCTTGGATTTTAGGGGCGGGGCCCTGTGGATGTGCCGTTTCCCCTTGATCACCAACATGGTGAAGCTCGAAATAATCAAAACGAGGCTTGGAAACCATCAAAGAGTTACTTTAAATTTCACTTTCACTAAAACGCTGTCGTTCTGGCTCGTGTTGATTCAAAGGCGCCTCCATCAAAGCTCAAACTCGGATGATGGCGAGAAAGACTGTGGAGGACGTCAGAGTCACAGATGTTTCTGAAGCTAACGGGAGCTCGTTAACATCTGTCTGCAGCTGCCTTCTGAACCCCCTCCACCCAAAGATGCTGGACGTTATGTAACaatgttttaatcaaatgtTGAGACTGTAAAACCGTGACATCACTGTGGCTCCAGCCATCTTCTATATACAGTCTTTTAGCCCGTGTACCTGCTCTGCACCTCTGCCTCACTTTGAAAAACATTCAGTGtcaacaaaatgtattttatttgaaagtcaTTAAATTTGTACTCGATTATTCCTGATCATGTTTTTGATTTAATTGGTTGGCTTCCATCTTCAATATACAGTCTGTGcttctttgtgtgtctttgtttgatTCTTCCAGTGAAGTGTGTATTCAACATTTATGTGTCTGTGATTCtgcagtgtgtgtttgctttgccacttatctatgtgtgtgtgtgtgtgtatgtgtgtgtgtgtgtgtgtgtgtgtctcaggggTTTTCCCTGCAGTGTCAGCATGCAGCATATGGGACTTGGCACTAATGACCACACCTCCTCGCCAAACTCTGTCTCACagacacccccccaccccccagggGACAGggtggcgtgtgtgtgtgcacgtgcctacatctgtgtgtgtgtgtgttaagggTGGAAGCTGAAATCTGATTAAAGTCATGTTGGCAACAATTAACGGCCTCTCAAACCGCCTCCTGGCGTCCTGTGGGACGTAGTGTGTGTGAGGTTCAGGTGGCTGTATTCAGTCTTAATCCGACCGCCCCCCAACCTCTGAATAAATCATGTGACCCCTCCccaccctccatccatcctcctcTCATTAAACCTCGTCTGTCGCCGCTGCTCGCCTTGTTTTCCTGATGAGTCGACACTTTATTCCCACACTCCTCTCTGTTAGGATGGAGGGATGGCGAAGCCTCACAAGCGTGACGACCCGTCTCCTCCCCTGTGTTTTTAGGCTTGTAAagtccgcctcctcctcctgacctctgacctctctgctgtttttttgttgtttttgtggttttctcGCCGCTACTGTCCGTCCTCCATCGTTTAGTAATTTGATCTTTTATTCTTTCAATAAACTTtctccttccttccctccttcTGTCCTTTCACCCCTCCTCTCTTCCTACACTTCCACTTTATTtggtctttcttttcctttcctccCTCCTGATTCGTTCAtccctctgtttttatttatccaaCAGGAACCTTTCCTCATCCCCTTTCTTGTGgttctttcatcttttctccTTGCTCACCTTTCATTCACCACACACacgacggacacacacacacacacacatacggcctgtgtgtgtgtgtccgtgtgtgtccgtgtgtgtccGTCGTGTGTGTCTGGGGTTTGCAGAGGGCAGAGCAAACATTTGTTTGTGCAGCGATCCATCTCAGCCCGGCCTGCTTCCTCCATAACAAACAGAGggggggagaggggggggggggtgatggaGGGAGGTTTGATTCACCTGACAGGTAAAAAGCAGAGGGAGggtttgtttgaaaacattacACGAGTGATGCTGCGGATCAGCTCAGGTTCATCTGCTAACAACGCTCCTAAAACCTGCACACGGCCAACGATGTTAGCAGCTCGCTAACCGCTAatcatgacctttgaccttttcacAGAGAAATACCTGACACCGTCAGGTGACGCACCATTTAAAACAAACCTGGGCAGTTTTGGACTTGATCGTTTTCCAGGAGCTTAAAGGCTGAGCTGTGTTAGCTGCTCCATGAGCTAACAGGTTAGCTTTAAATGCTAACATGCAACTCCCTGTAGGATAGCGTGCACATCAATTTTGAGTCTGCAGGCAGCTCATTTCctctgaatcacatgattaaacTAACTCAACAGACTCTCCACTATGAGCCAAAACAGAGAGCGTCTCCGTTT is a genomic window of Astatotilapia calliptera chromosome 9, fAstCal1.2, whole genome shotgun sequence containing:
- the fars2 gene encoding phenylalanine--tRNA ligase, mitochondrial isoform X1, producing the protein MIFAPSVLPYLQPWPRPLLRHLLSEFWPNGCAASWRRLSTKGHAPQSVIGQDSAQVLGQSYPRDDFTNVTPKILEKVGRNLHNQSHHPLWLIKERIKAHFYSSYIGRSGNPLFSVHDNLSPVVTTEQNFDSLLIPPGHPSRKRGDNYYLNRTTMLRAHTSAHQTDLVRSGLDAFLLAGDVYRRDEIDASHYPVFHQMEGVRLFSNRQLFSRVQNGGELSLFERGGRRSPEKQETHTLEAVKLVEFDLKRTLTQLVSYLFGADLEIRWVDCYFPFTHPSFEMEVRFQGDWMEVLGCGVMEQELLNSAGAGDKLGWAFGLGLERLAMVLYSIPDIRLFWSQDERFLKQFRVQDIHQPVCFQTLSKYPPLHNDISFWLPNGKESEAGRESFTENDFYELVRSIGGDLVEKVSLVDNFTHPKTGRRSHCYRIIYRHMERTLTQQEVQRVHQQIEQAAESELGVQGRF
- the fars2 gene encoding phenylalanine--tRNA ligase, mitochondrial isoform X2, yielding MIFAPSVLPYLQPWPRPLLRHLLSEFWPNGCAASWRRLSTKGHAPQSVIGQDSAQVLGQSYPRDDFTNVTPKILEKVGRNLHNQSHHPLWLIKERIKAHFYSLLIPPGHPSRKRGDNYYLNRTTMLRAHTSAHQTDLVRSGLDAFLLAGDVYRRDEIDASHYPVFHQMEGVRLFSNRQLFSRVQNGGELSLFERGGRRSPEKQETHTLEAVKLVEFDLKRTLTQLVSYLFGADLEIRWVDCYFPFTHPSFEMEVRFQGDWMEVLGCGVMEQELLNSAGAGDKLGWAFGLGLERLAMVLYSIPDIRLFWSQDERFLKQFRVQDIHQPVCFQTLSKYPPLHNDISFWLPNGKESEAGRESFTENDFYELVRSIGGDLVEKVSLVDNFTHPKTGRRSHCYRIIYRHMERTLTQQEVQRVHQQIEQAAESELGVQGRF